agggagagggagagggagagggagagggagagggagagggagggagagggagagggagagggagagggagagggagagggagagggagagggagagggagagggagagggagagggagagggagagggagagggagagggagaggggagagggagagggagagggagagggagagggagagggagagggagagggagagggagagggagagggagaggagagggagagggagagggagagggagagggagaggagagggagagggagagggagagggagagggagagggagagggagaggagagggagagggagagggagagggagagggagagggagagggagagggagagggagagggagagggagagggagagggagagggagaggggagagggagagggagagggagagggagagggagagggagagggagagggagagggagagagggagagggagagggagagggagagggagagggagagggagagggagagggagagggagagggagagggagagggagagggagagggagagggagagggagagggagagggagagggagagggagagggagagggagagggagagggagagggagagggagagggagagggagagggagagggagagggagagggagagggagagggagagggagagggagaggggagagggagagggagagggagagggagaggggagagggagagggagagggagagggagagggagagggagagggagagggagaggggagagggagagggagagggagaggggagagggagagggagagggagagggagagggagagggagagggagaggctgCTAGCAAtacatgaaatgaaatgaaatgaaatgatagctgatgctgaaccctggcagtacctaaaggaactcaggtttgttgcaacataggcacacgctgttttggtgatccgactcgtcttgatgagcacttaggagagtagtacccaagatagctgatgctgaaccctggtagtacctattggaactcaggtttggtgctacatagacaaacgctgttatggtcatctctcgtcgcgtcaaactgctgtcaagaaaaatacatatcttgcagcaaatgggccgctgccgatcaagactcgagtgacgataacggcgatgtggctaccacttctcgagttgactacggatttgccgtgtaataattttcttgtacattgaacattaatatatcctgcttattaatcgaaaaatgaaatatgtacctatacttatgcgccacggcgacaattattcaaacttcgacccgcgtgtggaaattttgcaatttgtttgttcacagcatgcgttatgtccaggatacttgtgttagtctaagaataaaataattatcattcaacgttgtagttttattttgtaactttttccttatccagactttctcgtcgctcagcgacaatatgttttcgaattccgtagattcatttccaatgtgctcgatagtcgtgtgaggcacgaaatctgtgaatttttttNNNNNNNNNNNNNNNNNNNNNNNNNNNNNNNNNNNNNNNNNNNNNNNNNNNNNNNNNNNNNNNNNNNNNNNNNNNNNNNNNNNNNNNNNNNNNNNNNNNNGTTGAAATGTCCCGTTCGTTTCCTCATTGTGCCGACGTGTTGAGTCTATTGTCTCAGCATGCTTTCCATCTCGATCGTTATGTAATGCACAGCACGGTTCGACGCCGCCCCACGCAACTGATACAAAACAGTAGAATAaccacactttcaaataatatattattatataggtatctattttgttattatcaataatacaacaaagtacaataagtaggtaataaccTTACTTTTAAAGTAGCCAGTTTATgttaacaaatgtaaacaaaaatgtaaaattgaaAACGTGAAGCATTTTCATTCCTATTGCATGCGTGAACTCGTGCggtgcatatttattttattacatatatataactaATATGCACTGAAGTTAAAATGCACTTAATTTTAAAGTGACAATAAGTATTCATCTGTCAATGTAGGTAAGTGTGTTAAGAAAAATATCCATTACCGTGAAACTGTCTCTCTAACACCTTTTGTTAACTGTTGAAAGAAGTACGGCACAGATGTAGTTCACTTCCGCATGTTACTGAGGTCAAGATATAGCCagcaatttctttaaaaaaaaatattactcaaaATCTAATTAAATGCAAACTCACATTTGCTCAAATATGGCAAAGTCGCCGTGCACTAAACGGATGTGCTGTGCCTGTGTTATTTGTTGAATAGCAGTCGTGACGTTCACCCCGTTATCTGATTCGTCGAGGAAGATCGCTTTTCACACTTCTGATATAATACGCGATATATTACAGTGCTATGTTCTTAGTAAATGCACCGTAACACGCAATTATTGTCAAGCAAAATGtcgttacgtaggtacctaaaagaTTAATGGTGTTTACTTATTACATTCACACAATGCGGGTGGCAAAACTAGCTAGTTATTAACCAAGTAAAGcccttttaaaatatattttttaaggatTTCCTTACTCAGATTCTTGTAACTCTAAACAAATGCAAGCaaatattatttacttattaaagATTTAAAGTCAGTATCGCTACAATTCGTCGTATGATAACTAAATATCCAAACGTTATGAGCTCACAAAGCTCATTATGAGTActgaaataaagagttttttatttaattaaaattattagcaCAGTTGGCAAATGACTTGTATAAAGACAATCTAGGCGTGGCTCCTCGGAATTCTACGTTATTCAGCAACCCATTCGATAATGTAATTGAGAAATGGCGGAAGGCTGAGAAACGTGTACTCCGCCATCTTACACAACGTACTTattcaaattaataaaataatcctGCGCATCTTAGCATCTGTGTGTGAGCGAGACGGATGTATGCACGCATATAGCGATGTCCCGCTCGCATACCGGAGCGCCGTGCAATTTGTATCCGCATGAAATTTAAATTCCGTTAAGTATCTACTAAAATTTCATAAACTATGGACCGATAAAAGTTAGGTTAATGTTTCTTTGAAAGAGGCACAAATACGAATAAGTACAGCAAAGTAGTTTTTCagtttataaataagttttttaatGTCCATATatatagttttcaaaaaatacgttattttattgaataatcaTACCACTAATAACTGAAATACTTaacctctattctcacctctacaaataactctgtaaatgagacacatacttatttatacctggctaactgagacaCTGGGTAAGTGGAGTAGCTCTGGAGTGAGAGAATTTTACAGGATGCTTAAGGTCCCggttatccaggtttcactataTATGTTTAGATTACGAGATTTTTGCAACATAATGAGATTTTAATCAACGAACAAGTAATTAAGTTGATCGGAAATATCAGTCGCTGATAATAATCCAAAGGTCAAATAAACTGGCATTTTGATAGTTATATTAATAGtgaccttaataaaaaaaactctgTTACTGAAACCACGAACTAGTTATGAATTAAGATCTGATTTTGGtcatacaatttccatacaaaatgatCTGTTTACGTTTTCTTGAGTGAATTTTCAGTAGGCTTAGGTATACTCATACCTATTACTCAATTGGTAATTGGTGGTGGTTCTATAAACTCCTAAAAACTTTGGTAatcatttgtatttttacggATAGTGAGATATGGAAATATTGGATAACAAATGACCAAAAACCTCAACGATCAACacgtttttgacgtgataacgtcttataaatcgatgaacaccggtagcagcACGAAAacgtgtcacgttgtggacaaatctctatggtaacgttgtggagaGATCTCTAGGGTAACATTACGTAATGTATAATggcaatgttttcttatgacgtttcacgcaaaattatcgtccgtaagccgactttacagacaaccatattttttaaatgtatgttcAGTTCAGATACGtttgagcgccttggccgctccgatatatctgatagcgacaGGACAGGACAACTTGTGAATGTTATCTTAACTAGCTGTAGCTGTAAGCACTTTCCGCAACCTTGCTATACTTACGGCGACCCCCTCACTTAGGCGATAACCTGCCGTTACGGCGAGATAAAATGCTGCACAACTCATAATTTTATGTACTAACACATTAATTAGtactttaaattttattacggaaattataaaatacctgtgggcgcagcacggttccatttttatcgtctatcactatgcgcgtccctttcgcacttacatatttgttagaacgtgacaggcatggtgacaagggataaaaacgcgaccgtgctacgccgcctgccTTAGTTACAGTTTGTTACTTTGACCGACGATCGAAAATACAAATGgagttttatatgaaaacattGAATCTAGAGCTGGATTTCGATTCCTAGTTGCGGATTaaatctttaataatattaagtactAGCACTGAGTATATTTAAGCGTTTTTATGGAATATTGAACGTTAACGGGTTTCAGTGagcctatttaaaaaaatctatcgACACAAGAATAGTTCCCATGCTCAATAACAGTGACATAACAATGCGTCCAACTTTCGACATGCGACATTTTTAGCAGCAATGTATTGACGATACACTTATCGGCAAAAAAATATAAGGTATTGGATTGTCTAAGAACAAGCCTGCGATGACAGGGACAATGACTTTCGactttaaaattaatgttacctaCAAATTCGCCGTCAGATATATATCGGCTACACTTTAATGCCTTTATTAGAACCAAGAACAGACATTTATTTGTGCATCGAATTTAAGCGATGACTAAGTGAGTATAATTGTGCAACTCATTATGGAAATATCTTTTGTCGCGTCATTCGTCGCTCTCGCACTTATATACCTGTTAGAATATAGTTGGCCTcggtgacagatgataaaatcGTGAATATCTTTGGGTCATAGATGATTTTCATATGTCAAACATGTCGTCCGAGCCAAGACAacgtgtttaattaattaattacataggCAAAGAGCTTATGACTGGCAGACAAAAGCTGACTCAGTGTCGACAATTGTGGTGACATTATTATCAGATGAAGGCGTCAAAGTACAATATTAGAAGGTTAAAGTAGTTGGCCACGCGGCATTTTAGCAGGCGGGCGGAGCGAAAGTAACGAGTGGGTAACCTTGGCGCGGCGGTACGTTGCCGCTGACCGCCTCCGATTTTGTACATTGTcttattttttaagtaggtacgtgGAATTTTCAGCACTCGTATGTGGAGGCATGCTTGAAATGCTAccattttttgttaataaaactaaattagtTTGTAGGTATTAAAAACTTGCCATAACCTTTCGTTATCATTGGTAGGTAGGTGTAAGGATAAATataccagccggcctagccaaggttgcaattgctatcgcttcgacaacgaaacgctttgtgtctctctatcactcttccatattagtgcgacagcgACAGTTGCATTTCGATCGCTACGTAGCGTAATCGATTGGCATggtggctacgcggccaggtatatatttacttactttaccGCTACTATTTGACGCTAACTGTACAAAGACTGACTGGACTACCTAGAAGCCAGTTaggcttttttttaatattttagtcaTAACTACAAATGAGTCAAACATATAAGAAAAAAACTCATAAAGAAGAAAGTGCCACAAAAAGTCCTCACTCAGCATgatgctggcgacttccagcgctgatgtTCCGTTACATGAAAGCTTATAACTTTTTTAAGAAAAAGCGGAAGTACCTACCTTAGTAATATTTATTAAGAAGTTAAATTATAAACCGCCTTCCGCTTATTTCTACTGTTTGTAGTAAAACCTTACATGGAATAGACATGTCTTAGTTCGCGGGGGTTGTGACCTCTGTCACACAAATTATGACGATGTGACAGTATAACCACAGAGTAGACAGCCCTTTGAAAAGACTTTAGTAAAGAAACCACCGATATTCTTGTGCCAATTCTCGTCGTGACTCGCTTAgccggttacatatcagaataccgaaaatctatttacctaatgttgaatcacctatgctcgtttcacctatttttttaaatacctattgatcagttaacctaagctcataacacctaatgaatgaattacctattgcacgtttcacctacaattggtttacctaagctcagaatacctatgctcgatttacctaaagttgaaacacctaatactcgaaatacctaaagctaatatacctaatacacgaaacacctaatgttggtatacctaatgcacgaaatacctaaactcggtatacctaatgatcgaattgcctaaagttaacatacctactgcacgaattacctaaagtcggtatacctaatgatcgcattacctaaagttaacatacctaatgaacgaaatacctaaatttgatacacctaatgcacgaaatacctgaagtcgatgcacttaatgaacgaaatatgtacctaaaatcaaaaatataattattgtttagtagaatattattaggacatacaagaagtcgagataggtgcgatgacgagcaaagcgaggaggagcgtgttaggttaactacgaccaaacagtgccaaaaccgacttattcatcgtcatgatgttaactttagtttttgataagataagataacataactaattttgtattagactaacgaaatcattctactacctaaaaagtagcgtttcaaaaagtgtatttttaaattgttatccaaacaaacagtttctactgtaaggttgggaaatcatacgatttattgggtggagttgccacttgatcattcggcaaaatgatatgaattttgtactaggtatatagactttaggtattccgtgcattaggcatatcgaaattaggtaattcgttcaggaagtatatcaactttaggtatttcgtgcgataggtttaacagttttaggtatttcgtccattaggtaaatcaagtttaggtacatcgttcattaggtatatcagctttaggtgtatcgtccattaggtatatcagctataggtgattcgtgcattaggtataatagctttaggtgaaacgtgcagtaggtaaaacgtgcattaggtatatcgtgcattaggtgtttcgtccattaggttatttgagcttaggtattataaacttaggtcagtcaatgtttaggtaaaatgatcgataggtaatttaaaaataggtgaatcaagcataggtgattcaacattaggtaaatcagttttcggtattctgatatgtaaccgctTAGCCCGATCAAACCCCAGCTACAATGAAGCAATAGGGGTTATTACCCTGCCGACCCGATGTCGACACCTGGTCACGCTCTACGCGACCGATTACACACGCCTATGTGCTATTATATTGAAAGCAGCCTCAGGTTGAGTGCGTAATAACCCCCTGAACATTGCCAATATCGGTTGGCCTAATTAATTATGTGCGTATGGTGCAACAGTATGGGATTTATCTCACTTAGGTCCCGTTTCCCCAATCACAATTGAAGAGCTGATTAGTTTAACTAACATACCCTACAATACTATTTTAGCGTACGTAATTAATATCACGGATGGTCTGGCAGCCAGCCATGCTTTTTGAACGTTTGTTTCGGGCTTTTGGTTTTTATCATTTATCGTAATGGATAAAACAAGCCATTTTCGCACTTAATAAATTTGCCTTGAACGGGACTGATTTGTAATTAATATGTAGGTTTTCTGGTCAGTCCAGTGATTTTACAactaacttattttattttatttcttttattatttcttttattttacagtCAACGCTGGCATTCTGCTTGAGCATGCGCCTGAGTGTCCGGAACAATACGGAGTACAGGTAAATAACATTTCACACTAGTAGGGCTATAAAACTACTATAGAAGAATCACTAatggcacagatgggaataggcgcttcACATAAATCATTCCCATTCGTCTCCGCCACATGAATGGCGGTGGTCACCTGGGACGGGGACACATGGGAACACACCCTCGGATTTCTACCTTACCTATTATTATACTCACTCCTTGGAACTAGGAATGATAAACTTCGAATCTGCCATaataattgttataataaatattttataactttttaaaatattacttaacttccttttgattttaataaataatgttgAACGCATTGCGAACGCACGTAACTGTTGAAAGAAAGTGTAATTCATAACCTCGTTAGGCGACAGCGATAATTGTACTACGTTGTTTTAATTAATTGCCCAGCGAATTTCCCTTAGCAATAATTATGTGCATTGAAAGCGAATGACCATTACAAGTTAGCCAAGCGACATGTTTTCATAAAATTACGTATTTCGGTAATTTTTGTGCCAAGCTCTCCTTGGTGCACCAAAATTTGGGCTATTATAAGGCATTTGGTATCTCCTTGCCGTCTAGCTAAGTTCCCTGGGGGATGGAAAGCCCTGAATCCGCACTATCACCACTTTCTGACAAGCCAACACATACAATTGAACATGAGATTAATGTGCTTAAAATGTCCTGCTATTGCGATTTAATTAACTCAAAGAAGTACCTTAACCTGATTTTAATCCGTTCATTTGTGCACAGTTCTTCAATATAAAACTCATAAGTATTTTTTCTTTGGTTCCAGGCGTACGCGCATCCTGAACTATGCGATCAATTCTTCCTCTGCACCAACGGGACCCTGACGGTCGAGACCTGCGAGAATGGTCTGCTGTTCGATGGCAAGGGCGCTGTGCACAACCACTGCAACTACCATTGGGCGGTCGATTGCGGACAAAGGAAAGCTGACTGTGAGTTTGGCAATGTGTTAAATTGTCAATGATTCTTCTTGAGCATCTATAGGATATTGACAGTGAAAACCTGTCTGCTTCTTTGATTTTAAGGACGCTATCCGTAATTACTACAAGCATAAATAAATGGTGGATTGGGAACACAGAAAAATATGCAAGAATTCAAGCAAGATATAGAAACGAGAGAAAAATCGAAGCACGGACCTACGAAAGATACGGAGATGAGCAGAATTTCAAACCAGAATATGAGTGAGAGTGAGAAGTCgatattttttatgatataggaggcaaacgagcagacggatcaggTATATCCGAGCGGCTAAGGTACTTAAAAGTACCTGAACATGCACTTTTTAAGTTCTTGATAATAAAGGCTtcattcagatatttgtgaacaccttggccgctctgatatatctgatcgCAACTGCACTGATTCTGATTGGGACTCTGAGGTGTCAATCACCTGCGGCGAAAAGGTCCTGTTCTTCGACGGCAACGGACTCTAGGATTGCCTGCTTAGTCCTTGAATGCTTAATAGAATTTGCTAAAATGTAAACATTTTACACACACTTACCCAGCCACAAACATAGCGCATATTTAGGAGCAAGGCAtcgtatgtattttaatatttggcgccccgggccgcTAAAATTTGACCGCCCCATAGCCGCCCAAAACTTGCCCCTTTTGGgcatagggtaaatacgcccctatTCAGAAGCTTTGGCTTTAATTTGTCTCGATAACTACGCCAGTACAAATggcgtaaatattttttttttactatttaacAGACACTTTTGTATACAAATTATATCCAAATGTCTTTTCTGCAGTGGTCCCCTACTCTTCTCCCGGCTGCGAGTTCCAGTTCGGCATCTACCCCGACAGCGAAGAGTGCTCCACCAGTTACGTCAAGTGCGCCTACGGTATCCCTGAGCAGGAGCCTTGCACCCCTGGTCTGGTCTACGACCACCGAACCCATGGATGCAACTGGCCTGATCTATTGCAGCCGTTCTGTAACCCTGAAGGTGAGCATGACTGTTTCAAAGCACCACAATAGGGCGTAAAATTTTGCCATAGCACTCATAACTATCCTGACAAGCCAGCCTGGCCTTCGATATTGAGCTGGGCCTCGGTCTCAAAGGTTGTAGGCTTTCCTTTTGCTAGTTACTTTAAGAAATTTGCGACCAATTTGCTACAGTCCTTTTGCAACCTTGATATTTGTAGGAAATGA
Above is a window of Cydia splendana chromosome Z, ilCydSple1.2, whole genome shotgun sequence DNA encoding:
- the LOC134804301 gene encoding protein obstructor-E, with the translated sequence MRTSAGITCLLACVAFVNAGILLEHAPECPEQYGVQAYAHPELCDQFFLCTNGTLTVETCENGLLFDGKGAVHNHCNYHWAVDCGQRKADLVPYSSPGCEFQFGIYPDSEECSTSYVKCAYGIPEQEPCTPGLVYDHRTHGCNWPDLLQPFCNPEAVIGFKCPTKVPANTQSAKFWPFPRFPVPGDCHRLITCVEGQPRLITCEEGKVFDDQNLTCEDPELVPHCGHA